CGGGGTTCCAGGGAATTCATCTAAGGAATTACCCTTTTGTTACGCCATCCGGCGAACAACCGTAACCGGGCTTCCTGCCCTCTCATGCGGCGCGATAATAGGTTTTTTTGCCTTCAAGGTCAAGATGAACCATCAAATAAAAGAGCGCCCAGACTCGAAAACCCCTCACAATAAAAACCTATTCTGTTGATATTTAGTGAATTTTTTCCTATCTACGCCGCTATTTTCCCTCCTCCCGGCCACCACCTTTGCGCAACACCTTTCCCTGGCGTGCGCGTTTCTTGCGCGCTTCCTTGGGATCAGCAATCAGGGGGCGGTAGATTTCCACGCGGTCGCCCGGATAGAGCACCGCATCGAGTTTCGCTGCCTTGCCAAATACGCCCACCTTGTTTTTTGCCAGGTCTATCTCAGGATGGACTTCGAGTATTCCCGAAGCCTGTATGGCCTGTTGCACCGTCATACCCGGCTCACCCTCCACCAGGTGCACAATCTGTTCATCGGGCAAGGCGTAAGCTACTTCAACCTGAATCATATCGCGACTCCTTTGGCCAGATCGTTGGCGCGTTTGCAGAAAGCATCTACCAGTGAATTGGCAATCTGTGAGAACACAATACCAAAAGCCTTGTCCATCAGGCCACTGGAAAATTCAAACTCCAGGCACAGTACGACTTTGCAGGCATTCTCACGCAGTTCATTGAACTCCCATGCCCCTTCAAGCTTGCGGAAGGGGCCTTCCCGCAGATGAATGTCGATGCGATGGTAAGGGTGCAGTGTATTGCAAGTGGAAAAAGCCCGGGTTACGCCAGCCTTGGATACCACGATTTCTCCGCAAAGCTCATCTTCCGTGCGTGACAGAAGCTTCCCGCCTTTGCACCAGGGCAAAAACTCAGGATAGCTTTCCACATCATTGACGATCTCGAACAGAACTTCCGCCGATACGGCCACCAACGCCGATTTCTCCACTACCGCCATCAGCCGCGCCTCACTTCCCGGTCGAGCTCGCCACTACGCAGCTTTTCCAGGTAATTGTCCAGCCTGCGCTTTACCCGTCCGCTCAAGGCATACAGGGCAAACATGTTGGGAAAGGCCATTGACAGCAACAGATAGTCACTGAAGTTCAAAACAGCAGAAGCGCTACCAATGGAACCTGCCACTATCACCAGCACAAAAGTGAGCTTGTATATCATGGACCAGCGCTCTCCGAACATATAGGTCCAGCAGCGCTCGCCGTAGTAGGACCAGGAGATCATGGTGGAATAGGCAAACAGCACTACCGAAATGGACAGCACCACGGGGAACCAGCTGATGACACTACCGAAAGCCATGGCTGTGAGCGCCGCCCCCTGATTGTTGGCAATGAGTTCCGCATGCTGGCCATTGGCATCGTACACACCGGTGATGATGATCACCAGGGCCGTCATGGTGCATATCACCACAGTATCGATGAAGGGCTCCATGAGTGCCACGATACCCTGACGCACAGGATAGGGTGTACGGGCCGTAGAATGGGCAATGGCTGCAGAACCAATGCCGGCCTCACTGGAGAACGCCGCACGCCTGAAGCCCTGCACCATGATGCCGACAAAAGCCCCCATTCCGGCTTCCATACTGAAGGCACTGGAGAAAATCAGACTGAACACTTCAGGCACTTTCTCCACATTGGAAAAAACGATCCAGCACGCTGCTGTCAGGTAGATCCCCACCATGGTGGGAACAATGGCTTCTGCAACATGTGCGATGCGGCGAATGCCGCCGATAATAACGATTCCCACAAGAAACCCCATGACCATGCCATAGATCCAGGGTTCCTGGGCCAGATAGGGAATCTGCTGTTTCACCGCCGTCAATGACTGGTTGACCTGAAAAGCATTGCCGCCACCCAGTGAAGCGCCAATAGTAAGAATGGAAAACAGTACAGCCAGTATCTTTCCAAACCCTTTCCAGCCCATGTCGGCAAACCCCCGGGAGAGGTATTCCATGGCGCCCCCCATGACATGGCCGTCCGGCCGGGTTTCCCGGTACATTTGGGCCAGACTGGCTTCGGTGAACTTGGTGCTCATGCCCAGCAACCCGGCAATGATCATCCAGAAAGTCGCACCGGGACCGCCGATACCGATAGCAATGGCCACTCCGGCGATATTTCCCAGCCCTACGGTGGCAGACAGAGCCGTGGTCAATGCCTGAAATGGCGTGACCTCACCCACATCATCCGGACGACTGTAACGCCCACGCAGAATGGCCACGGAATGCCCCAGCAGGCGGAAATTGATGAAGCCCATCTTTACCGTGAGAAAGATGGCACCGGCAATCAACCAGGCCACGATGAAAGGGAATTCACCCTCACCAGGAAAGACATCGAAAAACAACAGGGTGTCCAGCCATCCATTGAGCCCCACCAGTCCATTGTTCAGGATGCTGGCTGCGGCCGCCTCCTCTCCTGCCATGGCGCTTTGCGCCGCAATCATTGCGGCAAGCAATGAAAAAGTCCTGAACAAAATGCCTTTCACGGATCACATCTCCTCTAAATCATTTTTCATGTCAGCATCCCGCAGGTTACAATTCGCCCATGGCCAAAAAACCAAAAAACAAGGGCAGCAAGGGCAACACCATTACCCTCAACAAATCCGCCGGACACGATTTTTTCATCGAACAGCGCTTCGAGGCAGGTATTGCCCTGGAAGGCTGGGAAGTGAAGAGTTTGCGGGAAAATCGCGTCAATCTCAAGGAGGCCTACATCCTCATCAAGGATGACGAACTGTGGCTGTTCGGCGCTCACATCACGCCCTTGCCCACGGCCTCTACCCATATCAACCCGGATCCCACCCGCACCCGGAAACTACTCATGCACCGGCGTGAGATCGACATGTTACGCGGCCAGGTGGAACGCAAGGGCTACACTCTGGTAGCCACGGCCATGTACTGGAAAAAAGGACGGGCCAAACTGGAGATCGGCCTGGCCAAGGGCAAAAAGCAGCACGACAAGCGTGCCGTGTCAAAGGATCGGGACTGGCAGCGGGAAAAACAACGCCTGTTCAAGAGAGGCTGACAGATATCAACATTCAGCCCTTTCTCCGGGGCATAATAGTCAAATACCAAAATAGCAGCGGAACACGACCATGGACAACCAGCTCATCGAAATCGACGGCCAACAAATGACCGTCGATGAACTCATCGAACGCTATCAGGATGCAAAAAACGCTGAAGGCAAACTCAAGAAAGCGGCCAAGAAGGCCCTTATACGCCGTCGTCAGGAGCAGTCTCTGAAGCCCTACCAGGCTGAGCTGATCAAACTTCAGCATTATATGGAAAGCACGGGCAAGCGCATGATCATCCTTTTTGAAGGCCGTGACGCATCAGGAAAAGGCGGCACCATCCGCCGGGTGACCCGCTACATGAATGAAAAGCACTATCGGGTCGTGGCTCTTGGCAAACCCACCAACGAACAGCGCAGCCAGTGGTTCTTCCAGCGTTATGTCACCCAGTTCCCCCGGGGCGGAGAAGTCGTGCTCTTTGATCGCAGCTGGTACAACCGGGCCATGGTGGAACCCATCTTCGGTTTCTGCACCGCCGAGGAGCACAAGAACTTCATGCGCGGTGTTGGCGGTTTCGAAAAAGACCTGGTTCGCCAGGGAACCATCATGGTGAAGCTCTATTTCAGTGTCACCAAGGAAGAGCAGGCCCGGCGTTTCGAACGCCGCAAGACCGATCCCCTGCGCCAATGGAAACTGAGCGAGGTTGACGTGCAGGCCCAGGAGCGCTGGGACGACTTCACCACCAGGAAATATGAAATGCTGAAAAAGACCCACACCAGCCATGCCCCCTGGACGGTGATCCGCTCGAATGACAAGTATCTGGCACGCCTGAATGCCATGAAAGCCATTCTCAACGCAGTGCCCTATGACCGCAGTGATTCAGAAATAGACTTTGTTCCCGATCCCGCCATCGTCATCTCGGGGGCCAGGGAGGTGGAAATCATGGAAGCGGAACGTCTGCGCAGCGGCAAGTTCACCGCCTGATGCTGGAACTGGTACTGGGATCCACCTCACCCTTCCGCCGGGAGTTGCTGGAAAAACTGGGACTGCCATTCTCTACCGCAGCGCCGGACGTGGATGAGACCCATGACGCGGGGGAAACACCCCAACAACTGGTTCGCCGACTGGCAGAAGCCAAGGCCCGGGCCGTCAGTGGGCAACATCCAAACGCCCTGATCATCGGCTCCGATCAGGTAGCCTGTGTGGATGAGCAGATTCTCGGAAAACCCGGCAGCCGGGACAAGGCCACCCGTCAGCTCAACACCATGTCAGGTAAAACCGTGACCTTCCATACCGGCCTTTGCCTGTATAACAGCCAGGCAGACCGCGTCCAGGTATCCTGCGAACCTTACCGGGTGCATTTCCGCACCCTCGACAGCCAACAGATTGCGCGCTATGTGGATAAAGAACAGCCCTACAACTGCGCGGGCAGTTTCAAGTCGGAAGGTTTGGGAATCACCCTGTTCCGCAAACTTGAAGGCGATGATCCCAATATTCTGGTGGGATTGCCCTTGATACGGCTGGTGGAAATGCTGGACAAAGAAGGCGTAGTGCTCCCCTGAGGCCCCGACCTCCTGTCCGGCGACCAGACTCAATCGTTTTGCACCGGGCAACCAGGCGGGTCTGGTTCAGACAGATTCCTAGTCCAGCAACCGGACAACCCTCAGAGTTTCCTGGCGCAGCCCATTGATGGCATTGTCGATATCCGCTACTGCCTTGCCCTCCTTGCCCAACCCATCCCAGTTGCTCTGCCATACCGCGAACAGGGCGGTTGCCTTTTCAGGGACATGCTCTGGCATCAGGGCGGCCATGTCCCTGAGCACCAGCACCACGGCCCAGCCATCCCTGGGCGTATTGCGCTCGATGGCCTTGTCAAAATGAAGCCGATAGGTAATGCGCTCCAACTCTCCGAGGTTGCGGATGATTTCGAAGCCGGCAAAGCGGACATTCCGGTTGCGTTCAGTCGACTCGTTACGCCAGGTGTTGTAACCCAGGGCGGAAAACGCCACCAGCAGGCTGATGATGGCCAGCAGATTGTCTTTCAGTTGGGTCTTGAGATTCATAGGCACAATCCTTTTCTGTGAATCAGACCCGGGAAGCCCCCCATTTATTCCATACGAGAGCGCAACCAGGCGGGAATTTCCTGCAACGCATCAAACACCGTCAGGGCCCCCTGTTGCCGCAGACGTTGGGACGAATGCACGCCATGGCTGACACCCACCGCATCACTGGCGGCATTTGCCGCCATTTGCATATCATATTCCGTGTCCCCTACTACCAGAGTCCTGCTGTTGTCCACTCCCAGGTAGTCCATCACATCCAGCAACATTTGCGGATGGGGTTTGGAAAAGGTTTCATCCGCACAACGGGTGTAGTGGAAAAACCGGCCCAGGCCGCTGTGCTCGAGCTCCATGTCCAACCCCCGGCGACTTTTGCCCGTTGCCACTGCCAGCATATAGTCCCGGGAGGCCAGTTCCCTGAGCAGTTCTTCAGCCCCGGCGAACAGAGGAGATGGCTGACGATCCTTGCGCAGAAAATGTTCACGATACCGGGTGGCCAATGCATCGACCCGGGCGTCATCAGCCCCGGGAAACAACCGGGTAACGGCCTGGTGCAGGCCCAGCCCAATAACATCCCGCGCTGTGTCGGCATCCGGCACCGCACAGCCCAGATCCTCAGCCGCTTTCTGCAGACAGTGGACGATGGTCGCTTCTGAATCCATGAGGGTTCCATCCCAGTCGAAAACAATCAATTCATACATCACAGCTTGTCCAGCAATCGTTGCAGTTCCGCTGAAAGCGGTGCATCAAAGGTATAAGGTTCATTTCTGTCCGGCCAGGGAAAACGCAGGCTGGCGGCATGCAGAAACAGGCGTTTCAGTCCCAGTTGGCGGAAATCGCGATTTGCCTGTTCATCACCATATTTTTCATCCCCAAGAATCGGGGTGCCCAAATATTGGGCATGCACACGGATCTGGTGAGTGCGGCCGGTCTTGAGTTCCGCTTCCACCAGAGTGGCGTTGGGAAAACGCTTGAGAACCCTGAATTCCGTATGTGCATCCTTGCCCGCTGCATCCACGCGCACCATCCTCTCACCACTTCTCAGGGTGTTCTTTTTCAAGGGTACCTTGACCTGCTGACGATCCCGGCTCCAGCGTCCCGCCAACAAAGCCACGTAACGCTTGCGCACGCGCCCATCTCTTTGCAATTGCTGCAGAATCCTGAGAGCACTGCGCTTTTTGGCCAGCATCAGGCAACCGGAGGTATCTCTGTCCAGGCGGTGCGCCAGTTCGAGAGATTTTTGATCGGGTCGGCTGGCCCTCAGCAACTCGATAACCCCAAAGGAGATACCACTGCCGCCATGCACTGCCAAGCCGGATTCCTTGTTAAGTATTAACAATAAGTTATCTTCATATATTACTGTTTTCTCAATTCTTTCTATTTGATTTCCTGATGGAACACCCGGTATCGACGCCTCCGGCAAACGCACGGGAGGAATCCTCACCACGTCACCAGCCGCCAGTTTTCTGCCCGCCTTCGCCCTGCCCTTGTTGACCCGAACCTCGCCCTTACGCAACAGACGATAAACCAGAGCACGTGGCACCCCCTTGAGTTCACGCAACAGGAAATTGTCAATGCGCTGACCATCACCTCGTTCATCGACGGTGACATGGCGCACACGCGGAGTTTTTTGATTCATGGCAGGCAGGGACGATACAGGAAACATGCATTATACCCGGCCTGAACAATCCGCAGGTATCTCCTGCCTGGGCCAAACAGGCGGAACCTATGCCAGACAGCTTCGAACATTGGACTATGTTGCTGATTTTTGGTATATTTCGCTGGCAAAAGATCCCTTTGGGTTTCTTTTACAGATTTTCCGGTTCCCTGTCCAAAGCGTTTTCATACAGACGGGGTTCCTCCGGGATGATGTGGTGTGTCTGCCCAAAGTGCCTCAGGCCCAGAGCAACACGCATATCCATCATCTCTAGTACCAGGATACACATGAGAGATCATTGCCAGAGCAATGATCATGGATAGATTTTTGAGCAATGCGGATTGCCCAGCCGACAAACTGATGTCGGCATGCACAGGAAAGACCTGCGGATTGGCCATTACACAGCCAGGAGTTTGTCGGATTTGACCGTTTGAAGCCAAACAGTGTTATCTCCGACAGATTCCTGGAGCGCGACTCGAGCACCCGGGTTATACAGCCCTTTTGGGAGCCAGCACGCCAATGGCCATCGACCGTTTGAACGCTCTTGTCTGGGGATAGACCCCGGAGCGCCTTTTTCCTATGTCCGGCAAGCTGTACGCGACACAGGACAATACATGAAAAGAATGCTGATCAACGCAACTCAGCCGGAAGAGTTGCGCGTGGCCATTGTGGACGGCCAGAAACTCTATAACCTCGACATCGAAAGCCCCGGTCGGGAACGCAAGAAAGCCAACATCTACAAGGGGAAGATCACCCGGGTAGAACCCAGCCTGGAAGCTGCCTTCATCGACTACGGTGCTGAACGCCACGGCTTTCTGCCCCTGAAGGAAATTGCCCACAGCTACTTCAACCCCAAGTCCCTGGAAGGCAACAAACGCCCCAGCATCCGTGAAGCCCTGCGCGAAGGCCAGGAAATCACCATCCAGGTTGAGAAGGAAGAGCGTGGCAACAAGGGCGCAGCCCTCACCACCTTCATTTCACTGGCAGGCCGCTACCTGGTACTCATGCCCAACAATCCCCGCGCAGGCGGTGTATCCCGGCGCATTGAAGGCCAGGAACGCACGGAACTGAAAAAGGCCATGAGCCAACTGGAAGTCCCCGATGGCATGGGCCTGATCGTGCGTACCGCTGGCGTGGGAAAAAGCGCTGAGGAACTGCAATGGGATCTCGATTACCTGCTGCAATTGTGGGGCGCCATCGAAACCTCCACTCAGGAGCGCAAAGCGCCCTTTCTGGTATACCAGGACAGCAATGTCATTATCCGCTCCATGCGCGACTATCTGCGCGCGGACATCGGTGAGATCCTTATCGACAGTCCTGAGATCTATACCGAGGCCAGGGATTTCATTCAGCAGGTCATGCCCCGCTACCTCAAACAGCTTAAATTGTACGAGGACGAAGTTCCCCTGTTCTCCCGCTACCAGATCGAATCCCAGATCGAGACCGCCTTCCAGCGCGAAGTGCGCCTTCCCTCGGGCGGATCCATCGTCATCGATCCCACCGAAGCCCTGACATCCATCGACATCAACTCGGCCCGCGCCACCAAGGGCCACAATATCGAAGATACGGCCCTGACCACCAACCTGGAAGCTTCTGAAGAAATCGCCCGACAGCTTCGCTTGCGGGACATGGGCGGCCTGTTCGTCATCGACTACATCGATATGGGGCCCTCTAAGAATCAGCGCCAGGTGGAAAACCGCCTGCGTGACGCCATGAAGGAGGACCGCGCCCGAGTGCGTATTGGCCGCATCTCCCGCTTTGGCCTGTTGGAAATGTCCCGCCAGCGCCTGCGCCCGTCACTGGGTGAATCGGCCCACCAGGTGTGTCCCCGTTGTGACGGCCAGGGTCATATCCGGGATGTGGAATCTCTGGCGCTGTCCATTTTGCGTATCATCGAGGAAGAAGCCCTCAAGGAAAATACGGGCAGGGTACAAGCCCAGTTGCCAGTGGAAGTTGCAACCTTCCTTCTCAATGAGAAACGTCAGCCCATCTCGGAAATCGAGTCCCGCCACAACATCAATGTGGTGCTGATCCCCAACAAACACCTGGAAACACCTCACTACAGCATCGAGCGTGTGCGCCGGCAGGATTTACCTCGAGACAGCAACTCCAGCTACAACCTGGTTGCCGAACCCGAAATGGCCGCAGCAGCCAGTCAGGAACAGCAACGTAAGCAAATCGAACAGCCGGCCGTGAAGAATATCTCTCCTGCCCCTCGCGAGAATGTGCCTGAACCCCAAAAACAGGCCCCTCAACAGAACCAGGAAAAGCCGGAAGGTGGATTCATCAAACGCCTGTTCTCCATTTTCACCTCGGTACCAGCAGAAGAAACGCCCGAGAAAGAAGCCGAAAAACCCAAACAGGCAAAGAACGGTAATCGCCGCAGCAACAACCGTCGTGGCGGCAATCGTAACCGCCAGGACAATCGGGGCGGCAACAAGGGTGGAAAAAAACCACCCCAACAAAAAACCAGCGGCCAGAACAGGAAACCCGCAGAGCAAAAAGGGAACAAACAGGAAGACGGCAAAGAGCCACAGGAAAACCGCAACAGTTCAGGCCAGAAACGCAGTCGCCGGGGTGGACGCGGCCGGGGACGCGGTCCCGGGTCTCGCCAGAGTCAGGTACGTCAACAACAGGATGGCAACAAGAAGCCTGAAGCGCCTGCCAGCGAAAACAAGGCGGGCACTGCTCAGAAACCTGCGCCTCAGCCTCCTTCGGAAAAGCAGCAACCGGCAGCAGAAGCTACCAGGGAAACGCCGGTAAAAGAGAAGTCTGAACCTAAAGTCAAGCGCACCATTTCTTCAGGTAGTCTGAAATCAAAGTCCTCTGTACCGCGCCTGGACGAAACAAAAAAGACCGCCCGGAAAGCTGTCGGGAAAGAGGATCCTGCACAGCCCAAAACAAACGGCCCGGCTCCTGCGGCAGAAAACAAACCCGCGCCGGCAATTGAAGGCAAGGCCGAAGAGAAACCCGCCAACGCCCCCTCAAAGCCTGCCAAAGCGGCGTCAGAAAGCTCATCTGCACCTGGTGGTGACACCAACAATCAGTTGCCGGTGAAGAAAGCGCCCGCTGCCCTGGTTCCCGCTGCCACACCAGCTGCCGAGAAAAGCGCAGACAGCCCTCCCGAAAGGAAAACCTCAGGGGAGAATGCCAGCAGTACCACTGTGTCCAGTGACAACTCACCAGCCGAAAAAGAGGAGAAGCCTGCGAAGGAACGTCCTGTACGCAAGAAAGTGGCCAAGAAAAAGACTGCCAAGAAAAAAGTAAGCAAAAAGAAAGTGGCCAAGAAAAAAGTCGCGGCCAAGGCGGAAGCCCCCAAAGAGAAGGCTCCCGACGCACCGGCTATACCCCAGGAAAAGCCACCGGCACCTGTTGCAGCCCAAAAGCCAGCGGCAGAGGCTCCCTCGCCGCCGTCAGCCGAAAAGAAACCCCAGGAGAATAAGCCTGAAGACTGATTCAGGACAACAATAAAAAGCCGCGTTCATCGACGCGGCTTTTTTGGTTCACAGAGAATGATTCCGGATGAACGACTCACTTTCGACCAGAAGGTGAATCACAAGTGGTTTTGCCGAATATCCTCCAGCAAACCCCGGGAAGCAGCCTCAATCATATCAAACACCTGCTCAAACCCCTGTTCTCCACCGTAGTAGGGATCCGGCACTTCGGCAATACCGTAATCATCTGCAAAGTCCATAAACAGGCTGAGTCTATTTTCCATACCCGCAGGGCACAGGCCGGAAAGAATCTCCAGATTTTCCTTGTCCATGGCCAGAATATAATCAAACCGGTGAAAGTCCTCCATTTCCACCTGGCGCCCGCGTAAATCAGACAGATCGATACTACGGCCTGCGGCTGTGGCTTGGGCACGTCGATCCGGTGGCTGACCCACATGGTAGGCGTGAGTTCCCGCCGAATCGGTTTCGATGCGATGGGCCAGCCCTTCCTCTTCGACCAGTTTGCGAAAAACGCCTTGGGCTGTGGGAGAACGGCAGATGTTGCCCATACAGACTAATAAGACCCGGATTGTTCGATTGTCACTCAATGGGTTATACCTTGAAAAAGTGCCGGATACACCAGCGTATTAGCGTATCCGGCCACAACAGAAATAATGATTCATGGTATGTTTTCCGCTATCGATTTACAACTCTCCGGCCCCGGCTGTGTTATCGGAATACGAAATTTCCCGTCCGTATCATGTTGTCCCAAATCATGCGGGCACCATGTACCAGCACGGCCATCCATCGGGCTTGTGGTCCCCATATGCCGTGCACTGCTGAGACAACCCGTCATCACATATTCAGTTTCGGCTGACAGGCTTGGTACCGGAGGCCCATCCTCCTTCACGAAGCAACACCGCCCGCACATCTCAGTACCTGATCAGTGTGCCACCTCAGCCTCGTATCCCGCTTCCTTTACCGCTGCGATCAGGTCTTCCACATTGGCTTCTCCCTGGACCACGGCTCCGCCCGGCTCCAGGCTGACACCGGCTTCCACAACACCTGGCACGGCTTCCAGAGCTTTTTTGGTATGCGCCATGCAGTGACCGCAGGTCATGCCGGTAATCTTGAGTCGGGTTTCAGTAGTCATATTCTTACCTCCTGGTTTCTGTATCAGGTTTGAAAAAACGCAGCCGGTTGGCATTGGTCACCACTGTGACCGAAGAAAGCGCCATGGCGGCGCTGGCAAACATGGGTTCGAGCATCCAGCCGGTGAGCGGATAGAGTATCCCTGCGGCCAGAGGAATGCCCGTGATATTGTAGATGAAGGCTCCAAACAGGTTCTGCCGGATGTTGCGCAAAGTGGCTGTGGAAATGGCAATGGCAGTACTGACATTGGACAGTGAATCCCCGGCCAGGGTGATATCTGCATTGTCGATGGCCACGTCCGTGCCACTGCCAATGGCAAAGCCCGTATCCGCCTGGGCCAGAGCCGGCGCATCATTGACGCCATCGCCCACCATACCCACCTTGTGACCCTGGGACTGCAATGCCTTGACGACTTCCAGTTTGTCCTCCGGCATCACTTCACTGTGCACCTCGTATATGCCCAGGGTGGCAGCAACTGCCTGGGCGGTAACCTGGTTGTCCCCCGTACACATCACCACCTGCACGCCCCGTTCCTGCAAGGCTCTGACGGCAGCTGGCGTATCCTCACGCACGGGATCCCGCAGAATCAGCAGTCCACGCAGCCCCTCATCGGTCGCCAGCCAGATGGGAGTCCCTCCCTGACGGGCTTCCTCATCGGCCTTGTCCTGCAAATCTTTGCTCAGTGGGATGTTGGCATCCTGAAGAAAATGCTGATTACCCAGGTAGGCAATGTCATTGCCGATGCGGGCCTGGATGCCCCTGCCTGAAACCGCCGCAAAATCCTCTATGGGCAGTACCTTCAGACCGCGCTGATCGGCTGCCTGGACGATGGCCTCTGCCAGAGGGTGCTCCGACTGGCTCTCCAGGCTGGCGGCCTGCACCAGCAGATCTTCTTCGCTGACACCCTCCACGGGATAGATGGCCGTGACTTCCGGGCGCCCCCGGGTCAGGGTGCCGGTCTTGTCCACCACCAGATGCGTGAGACTGGAGGCGCTCTGCAAGGCTTCACTGTTGCTGATGAGGATGTTGAGCTGGGCTGCCCTGCCCGTTCCCATCATGATGGCAATGGGCGTGGCCAGGCCAAGGGCGCAGGGACAGGCAATGACCAGCACCGCAATGCCGGCAGTGAGCGCGTAAGCCAGGGAAGGCGCCGGGCCTGCAAAATACCAGACCAGGAAAGTCGTCATCGCAATCAGAATCACGATGGGCACGAACACGGCAGAGACCTTGTCCACCAGACGCCCAATGGCAGGCTTGCTCAACTGGGCTTTCTTCACCATATCGATGATATGCGAAAGTGTGGTATCACTGGCAGGACGACTCACATCCAGGATGAAGCTGCCCCCCAGGTTGCGGGTACCGCCGATCACCGGATCCCCGGCCTGTTTTTCGACGGGGATGGGTTCCCCCGTAAGCAGGGACTCATCGACACTGGATCCCCCTTCCACAATCACGCCATCGATGGGAACCGTTTCACCGGGTCGGACCCGCAGTTTGTCTCCGGGATGCAACAGGGAGACCGGGATCTCCACTTCTTCTTCATCCACGATGACCTTGGCCGTCCTGGGCGCCAGCTTCAGCAGGGAGCCAATGGCTTCACTGGTGGTGCGCTTGGCTCGCACCTCCAGGGCATGCCCCAGTTGCAGAAAGGCGAGGATAAGCACCGCAGCATCCAGATACAGTTTGGGATGGCCGGGAATGAATTCGGGATCGATGATGAACAACAGGGAGGACAACCAGGCCGCCGAAGTGCCCAGGGCTACGAGCGTATCCATATTCGCGGAAAAATGCCGTGCCTGCCTGAGGGCCGTG
This sequence is a window from Thiolapillus brandeum. Protein-coding genes within it:
- the rne gene encoding ribonuclease E is translated as MKRMLINATQPEELRVAIVDGQKLYNLDIESPGRERKKANIYKGKITRVEPSLEAAFIDYGAERHGFLPLKEIAHSYFNPKSLEGNKRPSIREALREGQEITIQVEKEERGNKGAALTTFISLAGRYLVLMPNNPRAGGVSRRIEGQERTELKKAMSQLEVPDGMGLIVRTAGVGKSAEELQWDLDYLLQLWGAIETSTQERKAPFLVYQDSNVIIRSMRDYLRADIGEILIDSPEIYTEARDFIQQVMPRYLKQLKLYEDEVPLFSRYQIESQIETAFQREVRLPSGGSIVIDPTEALTSIDINSARATKGHNIEDTALTTNLEASEEIARQLRLRDMGGLFVIDYIDMGPSKNQRQVENRLRDAMKEDRARVRIGRISRFGLLEMSRQRLRPSLGESAHQVCPRCDGQGHIRDVESLALSILRIIEEEALKENTGRVQAQLPVEVATFLLNEKRQPISEIESRHNINVVLIPNKHLETPHYSIERVRRQDLPRDSNSSYNLVAEPEMAAAASQEQQRKQIEQPAVKNISPAPRENVPEPQKQAPQQNQEKPEGGFIKRLFSIFTSVPAEETPEKEAEKPKQAKNGNRRSNNRRGGNRNRQDNRGGNKGGKKPPQQKTSGQNRKPAEQKGNKQEDGKEPQENRNSSGQKRSRRGGRGRGRGPGSRQSQVRQQQDGNKKPEAPASENKAGTAQKPAPQPPSEKQQPAAEATRETPVKEKSEPKVKRTISSGSLKSKSSVPRLDETKKTARKAVGKEDPAQPKTNGPAPAAENKPAPAIEGKAEEKPANAPSKPAKAASESSSAPGGDTNNQLPVKKAPAALVPAATPAAEKSADSPPERKTSGENASSTTVSSDNSPAEKEEKPAKERPVRKKVAKKKTAKKKVSKKKVAKKKVAAKAEAPKEKAPDAPAIPQEKPPAPVAAQKPAAEAPSPPSAEKKPQENKPED
- a CDS encoding low molecular weight protein-tyrosine-phosphatase — translated: MSDNRTIRVLLVCMGNICRSPTAQGVFRKLVEEEGLAHRIETDSAGTHAYHVGQPPDRRAQATAAGRSIDLSDLRGRQVEMEDFHRFDYILAMDKENLEILSGLCPAGMENRLSLFMDFADDYGIAEVPDPYYGGEQGFEQVFDMIEAASRGLLEDIRQNHL
- a CDS encoding CopZ family metallochaperone, giving the protein MTTETRLKITGMTCGHCMAHTKKALEAVPGVVEAGVSLEPGGAVVQGEANVEDLIAAVKEAGYEAEVAH
- a CDS encoding heavy metal translocating P-type ATPase produces the protein MKQDEVVIPEDYVLKVEGMTCGHCSARVEKAALGVPGVKNAAVDLEAGTLAVKGGRPSQVIAAIQEAGYAARPLPDIPESCSLAEPGQGAESAENGAQPEADAYLVLVDEMTCASCVGRVEKAILSVPGVEQAAVDLVNQSALVTGGDPQAVVAAIVDQGYPARLAELAPVTDDRYELEIGDMTCSSCVATVEKAILSVPGVWEASVNLVEKRAVVRGGDPEAVVNAVVDQGYGAKLVEQSAAAGEYRLRFPDEEDQEQAQAALDSLLSGKDGIVENHWPTMVLRTAVHPGRLVLKLRKQGLQAVVEEQFVDPYVEQADQARREIRRSWQRALVAGLVGGLLIAGEFSGLLPDLKAPSTALGVSGQVVWAGIALLVLFTMWFSGRNYYRTALRQARHFSANMDTLVALGTSAAWLSSLLFIIDPEFIPGHPKLYLDAAVLILAFLQLGHALEVRAKRTTSEAIGSLLKLAPRTAKVIVDEEEVEIPVSLLHPGDKLRVRPGETVPIDGVIVEGGSSVDESLLTGEPIPVEKQAGDPVIGGTRNLGGSFILDVSRPASDTTLSHIIDMVKKAQLSKPAIGRLVDKVSAVFVPIVILIAMTTFLVWYFAGPAPSLAYALTAGIAVLVIACPCALGLATPIAIMMGTGRAAQLNILISNSEALQSASSLTHLVVDKTGTLTRGRPEVTAIYPVEGVSEEDLLVQAASLESQSEHPLAEAIVQAADQRGLKVLPIEDFAAVSGRGIQARIGNDIAYLGNQHFLQDANIPLSKDLQDKADEEARQGGTPIWLATDEGLRGLLILRDPVREDTPAAVRALQERGVQVVMCTGDNQVTAQAVAATLGIYEVHSEVMPEDKLEVVKALQSQGHKVGMVGDGVNDAPALAQADTGFAIGSGTDVAIDNADITLAGDSLSNVSTAIAISTATLRNIRQNLFGAFIYNITGIPLAAGILYPLTGWMLEPMFASAAMALSSVTVVTNANRLRFFKPDTETRR